The Apium graveolens cultivar Ventura chromosome 10, ASM990537v1, whole genome shotgun sequence nucleotide sequence CAGTTAAATATCATATTGTTAGGTAAGTTATGGGTCTAGCATGATCACTACATGTTGTGCATGCTAATTTCATTGTTATTTTCTTTATATACTACTCCCCCATTCCCTTCCGattccaattgtttacatttctgaggaAGTATTCGGCACGCTTTTTAAGCTGCataaagtatagttatgtaacctacttttacaattttctttttctgaataaaagttgaatattttaatttttattcagaaaaataaaattataaaaaaaattacagaactatattttatatacaccttaaaatacgtatcggacactctctaaaaaatgttgTAAACAATTGAAAGGTACGAAGGGAGTATAACTTAATCGAGCATACCAAAAGTCCTCCAACATAAGTTAAAAAAAAATCATTGCCAAAAtacctattttatttatgaaCGTATTTAGAGATGTTGGAGTAAACTCAAAATACATGTAATGTTTTGTGCACATATTATTGGGAATTTGTTTTCTTTATCTTCAAAGCTTTATATTGAAATATTGTTAAAACAGGTTGTCTTTGAATTTTTTTAGAAGATTAAACTTTAGAGTGttcttcaattttttttattatccaTATTTTATCAACTAAGTTTAGCTTAAATCAAACATTTGCCTTGAGTTTGtgacaattttaaaaaaaaattgtgaCAGCCTACATttgtttaattttttaaaaaaattgtgttTGAAATTTGTACGTCAACTATGGCGAgtatattattaatttattatataaGTTCTCAATAAGTTCAACTTGGAAACATTTTTCACAAAGCCAAAGCTCCAAATCATCTAGTTGACAttcatttatataaaaaaaaaaaatcattttctcATATTACAACCCCATGCTATGTTTATTCACTTACAAGTCAAAGCTCTATTCTCAGGAGTAGACTTGCTGTCTCGGGTAACAAACATAGCCATTGTATAGTATATCCTGCTTGAGTTCACAAGCAACACAGCTAGAAGACAATCATGGCTGTACCTAATCAAACTAATTATTATAGACTAATAGACGGTAGGAGAATAAAGGAAAGCAAGCATACACGGGTGTATCAAAAAAGTTTAGACAAATCTAAAATAAGCACAAGACTTGCACATTCACGATTCCCTCTTTTACATTCTTTCTTTTGCTGACACGTTTATACTGCAACACTAGAATTTCACAATTTcaacaagaaaaagaaaaaccATACAGGCTTTTAATCATAGCTAGATGGTGGTCTCTCACTTGAATAACAGAGTATGATGGCTTCACCATATGCACTCACCTAAAAATGGTCTATTTGTAGTAGCTAGCATCAAAAGAGATCAAGCTAATAAAAATATATGGAACCCCCTGAAAAAATCAGACACTCTGACAAGTCAATATCAATGGAGGACTCAGGCACTTGTTTGGATGATTGAAAGCTGAGAAATATATCTACAAGTGGCTGGTTGTAACTTCACTCACTTCCCAAGTTAATAGAGCCATCCTTTACTAATTTCACACTTAGACTGTTAAATCTCCCTCTTGAGTAGTGTCGGGAAGCCTTTCTCCAATCTGTCCCGGTTTTCATCATGGCTGCAAACTCCTCATAACTGATCTTTCCATCCTTTATTAAAAAACAATGAGGTGAGAATGACATATCCTTGTTTAAGAGTGCTGCAGAACAAACTAGAGTAAATCTGTCATTACCTTGTCGGTGTCAACTTCTTGGAAGATGTCATTCGCAACATTTGTACAATCATCAGCACCATCTTCCATTAATGCATCTCGAAGCTCATCTGGCTCAATATATCCATTACTATCTTTATCAAAGTAGGAGAAAGCTTTGTGAAGATGCTCATCATTTGCCATCCTTTGCAGATGGAGGGAAACCGCGATGAACTCCCCATAGTCCAGAGTTCCTTTTCCATTAACATCAACCTGTTATCAAAAGACTTGCACTTTAATTCCACCAACTGGCTATAAATATGTACCAACTACAAATTATACAGGTAAGATAACAGCAACACACGAAAACAAACAGTTTTGAGGTCTTCACAGAAATGGACATGCATTTAAAATGAAATATTACAGGCCCCCTTTTGCAAAAGTTTTAAGTGCTTACTAGAGAAAAGTCATAAAGGCTGTGGAAGTGCTCGTATCTTGTTATTTTATCCTCCTTAGAGCAAGACCAGTGGTGGTGCTAAAAGAGGTGCTACATCTATAATATAGCATCTATGAAAAAAGAATTCACTCGAATGGAGTGCTAAACATAGATGTAAATAGCAAAATCTAATAGTTGGTGCTAAATAGAGAACCAAGTATAGATGTTAAAATTGACACCTAAGCATGAAAGTGGGAATATGATGGGAaatgaataattaaaataatagtGACAAAATAAAATTGTACTTTTAAGTATTAGGTAGTTGAAATATAGCTTTATATAGACATGTTTGGTGCTATTTAAATCTATGCATTGGAGCATAAGTTCTATTTTTACATCAAAAATCAttttttgatttcaaaatatagCAATAACTATTGCTATTTTAGCAACATCATCGGACTCGCTGTTATAGTCATTTTTACTAAAAATCGTCAGAACTAATctcaattttttattaataaattagaTAATTTATCAACACAGTTGAAAAAAATCTATTTGAAAGTAACAAATATGCTATTACGTCTTAAATTTAATAAGCCGTGGATGGATCTTATCCAAAAAACTGGTCTGTCATTTACCAGAAAAGATCAAGACTTTGAATCTTTCTAACACCATATTAAACTACACTAAACTTTTTTACTAAATCTTGCCAACATATAAGACAAACTATGTCAATTTTAATCGTGAAAAAATAAGAATAACATAACAAGGAAAAAAAGAATAACACAAAGAGTGCTTTAAGCAGAGAAATCTAGAACTACAAAATAGTGTCCCTATGTAAATCATTACATTAGGAGGAATATATTGTAACAGGGTAGAATTCTCTTTCTTGATGGTAAGTGTATTTAATTTAGAGACATTCTCAACACTACCGTCATACTATTGACTCTAGTATCGCAACCTTGTCTAGTATATTAACGTTTGAGCAAAGAAAGGGTAACAAAAATACAAAACCGTAAGTGCACAGGTGCCACATGTTAAAAACAAAAGCGCACTGGCACCACTGACAAAAGTTAAAAGTACTATGTCACAATTAACAATATCCCTTACATTTATTAAAGATCAGAACTTTGTAGTGGCTGTTGCTATTTTGGATCTACTTTTAAAATAGAGATGTCTATTTGGTAGGATTTCTTAGATAACAAACCACAAAGGTACTTACACATCGCTACACTCGATTGGATAACAATATTTCTAATCATAAAGCTACATATCCGGGCCATGCTTACATAGAGAACTGGACACTTGTCAACCATCGCTTCATATAACAGTGGGCATACAACCAACACGATAACAGTCAAGATGATCATATAGTTCATGAATAAAATATGCAAATGACTACACACAAATGAAAATTGACTCACTGCTTCAATAAGTAACTGCACATCAGCCTCTGCAAGCTGGGAGCCAAACTTATGAAGACCAGCTTTTAGTTCTTCCACAGAAAcaatgccatcactgtcagtgTCAATTTTGTTGAACAGTTCCTTGATATCTCCAACTTCTTCATTAGACAAAAATTCAGCAATGACCTATACATAAAAGGGACATTACTAATCTGCAATATTAACTAAAATTCTGATAAAATGATGTGGTAACCTACTCTCAGGGCCTTTCTCTTGAACCTATTCATCAATGAAAACTGCTTAAGTCTTGATTTGACAACATCACCAAGAGGAACATTTGGAGCCTTTTTAGCATTTAGGATCCAGGGATGCTCTGTAACAGAGGAGAAATCATTTAGAATAACAAGATATCTATATCATCAGATGTGACAATGAATTTAAAACTAAGAGCTAAATAAGCATCATGCATGGTGGATTTTGGAGTAATTACATCTGATTTTCCTGGCAACAAATAACATTTCTTAACATATCAAGAAAAAAGTTATTAAGTTTGATTTAGGCTTGGTGCTACGTGTCACAATTTCATGTTTTTCATGCACTGGGTACACAAATTAATAGTAGAAAATTACAGTTTAAGGAAAACAACGGGATACAAATTGAATAGCCTATTTTATGGTCCAATGAACAGTGAGTTGATATTTACGTATTAGTTAACCGATGATCAGTATCCTCCCCCCCCCCCAACTCTCATTTGTATGTCCTTTCTGGAATTAATTGCTTCCCGCTCCTTCAAATCCACCCATGATCACAACTGAAAGACACATCACTCATATCTGGGACAAACCGAATAGGCGGGATAATTTCAGGTAAACAGTGAGGTCTGTAGTTACTGAAGTGTCATTGTTAAAATTAGTTGACATACATAAATGCTCATCATATAATGTATTGCTCTTTTGTTTAACTTTTTTCCTGTGGAAATGCCTCAGCATCAGTTCCTGAAGAATAGAAGAGAAGACGCCAAATCAAGTACTATCTTTTAATCGATATATAGATCTCAGGTAGAAGATCCATTGGATTGTCTTCACATCTAATTGGCATATTAAACCTTGATGAATTCAAAGAAATGACTTCCTTAAGTTTGCCCTTTTCACAAGACATTTCTAACATGCTTAGGAAATAGTCTCGAGCATTGGCAACTCAGTCGTTGGGACATCAAGACAGAGAGTTCAGATTCCATGGAACCATTATGGACACACTGAAACACATCTGGACAAAATAAACTAACGGTAGACAAGATTTTGACAAATATTCTGTGGATCCTAACACGAAGTAGGGAAACATACAACAAATACATGTTTTAATCCCAGAACTAACACATTCTATAAAACTATAAATCCATCTTAGGCGAGCATATATTATATCGTAGGTTTTACCAATCAAATCATGTTCAATTCAAAATGCAACAACAATAGCAAAGTCAATAAGAATTCTAAGAATCCAAGCTGCCAAATGAGATGCATGTCTACAGTCTATTGATAAGATAGGAATTGATTATTTCTGTCTCGGGCTACTATTAGGATGTTACTTGAACTTTCTTTGATCTTTTAAAGATCTGCTTTGTCAGTAACTATACCAGATTCTATGTCAATATCTTTCTGTAATTATAAACATCTAAAACAGTAATTGAATATGAAAATCCTCACAAATGCAGAAGGAACAAGTATTTAAGCATACAAATTGATATGCATCCTAACACAGTACAACCACATCCTATTTTTCTTCCCTTTTCTACTTATTCTCCCAAGATCTGTCATTTGCTTTATAGAATTACATCATTTATTCATAAAATTACTTGCTCGTTCTGAAAATAACCCACACGAAGGACTGGTTGATGTTTTTGCCAAACCTTTTTTTATCTATTTACAGTCATTATATCAATTTGTGGACCAAGAGACAACTGTAAGAGATGCAATAGAGTCCTAGAGAAAAATTACCAAGAACTTGTTTTGCTGTTAGGCGTATCTTTGGATCGGGCTCCAACATCTGGCGAACAAGATTCTTAGCAGTTTCTGAGATACTTGGCCAGGGTTCTCGTTTAAAATCAATTTGGCCCCGAATAATGGCCTGTGCAACCCCTTGTTCAGACTCTGCATTTAAATATTTCAATAGTCACATGGATTGCATATGACTAGTATCTAAAAAGAAACATAAGCTTCTACAGAATCATGTAACAATTTAGGTCAAAGGAAAAATCTACGCACATGTCGTCATTAAAAGTCAAGACTCGTGTACAACCTATGAATAGTAATAATTTAAACAAATTGACCATATCATGCAGGAAAGGGGTGAGAaaatatgagagagagagagagggagggagattCACCAGCCCAGAATGGAGGAACTCCGCACAACAAAATGTAAAGAATGACTCCAGCACTCCATATATCTATTTCCGGTCCATAGTTCCGCCTAAGCACTTCAGGGGCCATGTAATATGGGCTTCCCACAATTTCAGAAAACGTCTCACCTAGAATtcaatattaaaatttaaattacatcattTCAAACCGTACGATGCAAACATATGGTCTTTTATAACTGAGAAAAGTAGAATATAAAGTTGCAGTTGCAAATTATGAGCCTCAATGAGAGTAGCTCTCACAGGCATATACAGTTCTACCTCTAAGATTCATAAAGTGTCAATAATAAATAGAGATTATTCAATTTTTGTATGAAAGGAAGACAACTTTTAGCTGAGGCTGTGATTACAACCCAAGACTAGGGCATCTTCTGGATGAATTTAGAATACCATATACATTTCTGTAGCACAATGCCACAAAGAACAAGCCCGCCTTTACGTCCAGCCCAGAGGTTTCATTTAGAATCTCTACATATTTAATGAAGCTCAAGCAAGCCTTTATAAAGCGCAAGCAGTACAAAAGAAAAGGATTAACCTACATTTCTTCTATTAATTTAATATTGCTTAGGCGGAGTACGCAAAAATGCAGAAGCCTGAGCTTTTGTATTTGTAAACAAGAAACTGCCAGTTAACCACTATACTATTACTGACATTATGTCATAGCCAATTTTAATTTGTCTATGCAACCCGAGACGCGCCAATTTGACAGAATTTAAAGACTAGATTTTTTACTTGGTGGAATAGATTTGATAGACTACAAAAGGAAAACATTTATTTTGCTAATAGCATAATCACCGCACTTGACCAGCGTCAAGTAATCGAAACATGCAATTGAACGCTAGTTAAGCCAGCAACAACAATCCCTTTCATATCTCCTCGTGGATGGAAAAATTCAGCGTTAATAAGTTGATTTTCTTCAAACATTCCACATTGACTCCAGGTGACTCCAGGTGATATCGGAATCATATAGTGCCTATGATTGCTAATTATTTCTGTATAATCTATTTCCCTAGAATTTTTTATCAGGGTATGGTGTAAACTTAGGAGCACTTTGGTGCAAAGCAAAAAGATTACATAATAGAAAATGGATACTTGTAGAATTAATGGATTGAGGCATAAAGGGGAGTGGCTCGATCACTGTCTAAAGCATTACCATTACGTAAATAACTAAATATGGAATTATGGTTAGAGGGCATAGAGGGGGGGACATGGACATCCAGTCTATTATCATCAAAATATAAGAAATCTTTGTCATAGAAGAATTCTAGAGGTGTAGAATTCTGGCCCAAACAATCATTGATCATTGCTATCTCAACATTTACAAATTCAATCTGCTATAATTTCACACAAATTTAAGAGTGCAATGCAAGTAGATCTACATTAATTTACTAGATTTAAGTACGCATTCCATAGTTAACTTAAGAACTTAATGTCTGTTTTTGTTGGGAAATCAGTTCAACTCATCTTACATGACAGTTAACAATCttaaaattttttattaaattacaATTTTACTAAAACAACAGAATCAAATAATTTTCACCTGGCTTGAAGAATATTGACAAGCCAAAATCGATTGCTTTCAAAGGTGAATTCTCCTTCTTATTTGCAAACAAAAAATTCTCTGGCTTCAAATCTCTATGGATCACTCCATGCTTGTGACAAAGCTGCACAACCTCCATAATTGTCTTCACAACACCCGCCGCAGCTCGCTCAGTATAATGCCCTCTCGCAACAATCCTATCAAACAACTCCCCACCTTCACATAACTCCATCACAATATGTACAGCATTATCATCCTCACAAGCCTCCCTCAATGTCACAATACTCGAATCCTGTGGCAAATGCTTCATTATCGCAACCTCTCGCCTCACATCATCTATATCCACCGCAGTCCTCAACTTCCTCTTCGAAATCGACTTACAAGCCAACATTTCCCTAGTACTCCTATCAATACACAAATAAGTCACACCAAATTCACCCCTACCTAACTCCCTATCAACCATATACTTATCCTCAATACTCTCTTCCAAAACCTCATCCAACACAGTTACCACCTTCTTTCCAACACTACCCTTACCCTTCCTACCTTGATCTTTAATCGAAAAATTAAAATTCGAAGATTTCACATCTTCCCTAGCAACAGCAGCAGGAGATTTAAAACAATTCCCCATCAAAACACCCTCTGATTCAACGAAACCAAACCCTTAAACACAACTTATCCACAAACCCAACTTACATTCACATCAACACACCTTCAAAAACCAAAACCAACAAAAACCCATCAAGAAAACACAAGATTTAACCAAATCTAACCCTCCAAAAATAGCATAAACCATATAAACACCAACCCACTTGGTATTTTCACTTCAAGAACCCAAAACAAAAGCAAAATAAAGCAAAAGAATCAAAATGCAAGTACCATCTTACTAAAAAGACACAAACTATAGTTATTAAaagaaataaaaagaaaaagaaaatgagtGACCTAACAGGTTCAGACACTTTTCAAGAACATGtatgtaattttatttttaagaCAACATATGTAGGTGTGATTAATTTCTTACAAGAAATAAAAATGAGAATAAAGGGTATTTTGTTAGGGGTGTATATTTTGTCGGGGAACTGACAAAGAATTCAAGAAACGGGACGGGAAGGGTTGGAACAGTTAAGAGTATTCAATTGTTTGATTTATTCTCGCAAGTACTGTaagaaaaaaaaatgtaaatGTTCTCTTTATCTACCTGTGTGTTTTGCACTTAAAAGATACTCTCCTACTAATTACACTAGAATAGTTGgcaaaaagaaaatttaaaaaagaACAGAAGTAGAGAGGGAGTTGTTTAATTATTTAACTGTTTTTCCAAACGAAAATGTGAATTAATACACAGTTAGTCATATTTAATTAAAATCGTTAATTTAAATACTAATTAAAtgtattaaaaaatataataatatcaAATTTTTAGGTTTCATATATTAGAGaaagaaaaatattttgtgattagtcaaattttaaaattaaataaatagatTACGTTATAGCCATTACTCAGTTTAATTTATGATTTTAGAGTAGAGGATCATTTGGTGCTCTATTTTATCAAACACAATTCTTAcatgtttttgtgtttgtttcATAAAGTATTGCCTGAATTTACAAAAAAAAGTGATATATTAatatctttttttttaaaaatgatttctaATATAGTCAATACGATATTATgagattataaaataattttattttatacaaAATACGCATATTTACATGTACAACTTAATAAATTCATAATTATTTACATTATCTTTGGATTTAATTCAAAACTTCGTCAGGGTGAAAATACAAAATTAAATTTCAACGGAGTCCAATAATTTAATATATTCGACAATCTTTTACTTGGTGCACAAAATTATCTGATTGGATATACTAGGACTCCAAAAATATAGAAATGATGTAGGATAATAGCGATATCATGGGGTCAGTAACATGACTGACATTGTCAAAATATGTTAAAATATGAGCCTGAAATGCATTTTGCAGTCTTGTTTAGTTACAATTTTTCAAAGTTGTTCTAGAATCATTTCAACATCTCTGTCATCTTCTGGATTAAGTTAAGTAATATGTAATCGATGATGGAGAAAGAATAAATAAACTACATTAGTAATAGTTACAACAGAGTTGGAAAAAAGGTCAATTGGTTTAAATATCACATTTCCGTACTTGGACCACAAAAGTTATCTTATACAGAATTTGACTGACCGAGAATACAACTTCTCCAATTACGAGGGTCAAGACCGAGCACAGCAATCTAATGAAATTGAAATTGAATTGAAatcgataaaaattaattaaaattaaacgGATTATGACTGAATCAAATTAAAATATTGAAACCAAAAATTCAAACTGTTATAAAAAATTTGGTTCCGATTTTGGAGTTTAATTGAACCGGAAAAACCAAAATCGAATcgattattatatatattaataaataaataaatatattatatgatatatatataaataatattatagaaatataaaattataatttaagtATTCAAACCTTAGGCTTTAAGTATTTACGAGAGCATGGAGAAATTAGTGTTGCAGTTTTATTTATCGTGTAGTTGCTTATAAAATTTCAGTATGCtgtaatattttttataatttatttgtTTGGTCAGGGAGGACTAATATTATGGCAGTGTCACGTATTAGTATTTTTAAATCTTAGTTCATTtgattttagaattttttttattcaaaTTGTAATTATTCTTTTTTTCCCGGTTTTAAAACTGAATCCGAAAATTTATAATCGAACCGGAACTTTTGAAACCGAAACCGGTGATACAGTTGTGATTGCTGTTTTTGATTTTTAAAACCGAAAATCTTTAATTTCAGTTTCAATTTTATCCAAAAATCGAACCGTGCTCTCCCTATCGAGGATAGCGTACAACCTCCGTCCTAGACCTATTTAACTTCCACATTTTACATATGAGCAGGTTTCACCTCGGATTAACAGATTAATTCTCGATAAATTTTTACAAGGTTCCTGATttatttgattttgaaatttgattaatttttataaaatcttttttatcaaagtatatataataatttaataaaattaaaatactttattcatttaaatatgaataattataaaatttattatataataaataaagaatgtaataatatattaaataatattttaatactaAAATATATCCGATTTTACTTTGACTAATTCCTAATTTTTAGTTTATCCTAAATTAATAAATCGATCAATTATGTTGATTCCTCATTTTTACAACTCTTCCTACCAGACTTCTTCTTTATTTCCCACGCTTT carries:
- the LOC141689964 gene encoding calcium-dependent protein kinase 13; translated protein: MGNCFKSPAAVAREDVKSSNFNFSIKDQGRKGKGSVGKKVVTVLDEVLEESIEDKYMVDRELGRGEFGVTYLCIDRSTREMLACKSISKRKLRTAVDIDDVRREVAIMKHLPQDSSIVTLREACEDDNAVHIVMELCEGGELFDRIVARGHYTERAAAGVVKTIMEVVQLCHKHGVIHRDLKPENFLFANKKENSPLKAIDFGLSIFFKPGETFSEIVGSPYYMAPEVLRRNYGPEIDIWSAGVILYILLCGVPPFWAESEQGVAQAIIRGQIDFKREPWPSISETAKNLVRQMLEPDPKIRLTAKQVLEHPWILNAKKAPNVPLGDVVKSRLKQFSLMNRFKRKALRVIAEFLSNEEVGDIKELFNKIDTDSDGIVSVEELKAGLHKFGSQLAEADVQLLIEAVDVNGKGTLDYGEFIAVSLHLQRMANDEHLHKAFSYFDKDSNGYIEPDELRDALMEDGADDCTNVANDIFQEVDTDKDGKISYEEFAAMMKTGTDWRKASRHYSRGRFNSLSVKLVKDGSINLGSE